A stretch of Salvelinus namaycush isolate Seneca chromosome 42, SaNama_1.0, whole genome shotgun sequence DNA encodes these proteins:
- the LOC120034914 gene encoding claudin domain-containing protein 1-like has protein sequence MVDNRYATALVIGSVLSLLATVYLSVAVATQHWYQYRSPPGNHEASNASELREDFINGEFDEKAYSDTLFRLNGTLGLWWRCVQAPGQSHWFKEPDPKMVTQCVSFTLPQQFLPKYKEPGNHNTGEDLLRTYLWRCQFLLPLVSLAFVFLSGLVGVCACLCRSITPTLAVGVLHLLAGLCSLGTVCCFLAGMDLLHRVSVLPDSVDGSLGWSLYLALISSPLQMMAAALFLWAARSHRQNYTRMTAYRVA, from the exons ATGGTGGATAACCGCTACGCTACAGCCCTGGTCATTGGCTCTGTTCTGAGTCTGCTGGCCACAGTCTATCTCTCCGTTGCCGTGGCAACACAGCACTGGTACCAGTACCGAAGTCCGCCCGGCAACCATGAGGCCAGCAACGCTTCGGAGCTGCGCGAGGACTTCATCAACGGGGAGTTTGATGAAAAGGCTTACAGCGACACTCTGTTCCGCCTCAACGGCACACTGGGGCTGTGGTGGAGGTGTGTGCAGGCGCCAGGCCAGTCGCACTGGTTCAAAGAGCCTG ATCCTAAGATGGTGACACAGTGTGTGAGCTTCACCCTGCCTCAGCAGTTTTTACCCAAGTACAAAGAACCAGGGAATCACAACACTGGGGAGGACCTGCTTCGGACAT ACCTGTGGAGGTGCCAGTTCCTGTTGCCTCTGGTGTCCCTAGCCTTTGTGTTCCTCAGCGGACTCGTCGGAGTTTGCGCCTGCCTCTGCCGCAGCATCACCCCCACCCTGGCCGTTGGAGTGCTCCACCTGCTGGCAG GTCTGTGTTCCCTAGGCACAGTGTGCTGCTTCCTGGCTGGCATGGACCTGCTCCACAGGGTCTCTGTGCTTCCCGACAGTGTGGACGGCTCCCTGGGCTGGTCCCTGTACCTGGCCCTCATCTCCTCGCCACTGCAGATGATGGCGGCCGCCCTCTTCCTGTGGGCCGCCCGGAGCCACCGCCAGAACTACACCCGCATGACGGCCTACCGGGTGGCCTAA